In a genomic window of Zingiber officinale cultivar Zhangliang chromosome 9B, Zo_v1.1, whole genome shotgun sequence:
- the LOC122025153 gene encoding uncharacterized protein LOC122025153 yields the protein MDRDQEAEREEIAGEEGFGHGGEKNEYLKEVEFVLPHSCLPLPEPPAGLAKERSIGPDEERLPIGRSASLNSAVEFIRDRSSVFSAAIVRRFSSSSLKEPPLLDGNYDPAAPPATEFHLHGLKVVVRVKGESETEEKTEAERVLGFEIKGRVSFFSRSGCRDCGGVRSFFRERGIPYVEINLDVFPERALELVERTGSAAVPAIFFNEKLLGGLVALNSLRNSGEFDRRLREMASRRCPDTAPRIPVYGFDDEEELEGERPDAMVAVARVLRQRLPIQDRITRMKLVKNCFTGGDAVEALIGHLDCGRKKAIEIGKELARKHFIHHVFRENAFEDGRNHFYRFLEHEPSIPRCFNFRGTTNDNEPKPIQTVGHKLTKLMQAILESYASNDRRHLDYGRIAASEEFRRYVNLIRDLQRIDIFSLSAAETLTFFLNLYNAMVIDAIIKIGRPGMIDRKAFYTDFQYIIGGFPYSLSSIKNGILRSNRRQPYSLVKPFSAGDKRLELVPDKVNPLIHFGLSDGTRSSPTVRFFSAQDVEVELRYAAREFFLHGGVEVDLEKRIVHLNKIFKWYSTDFGQEKDILKLILTYLDATKAGLLTHLLNDGGPIKISYQNFDWSLNC from the exons ATGGATCGCGATCAGGAAGCGGAGCGGGAAGAGATCGCTGGCGAAGAGGGGTTTGGTCATGGTGGAGAGAAGAATGAGTACCTGAAGGAGGTGGAATTTGTCCTGCCGCACTCCTGTCTTCCATTGCCGGAGCCCCCGGCTGGGCTTGCGAAGGAGCGCTCTATCGGGCCGGACGAGGAGCGGCTCCCCATCGGGCGATCCGCCTCCCTCAACTCTGCCGTCGAGTTCATCCGCGACAGGAGCAGCGTCTTCTCCGCCGCCATCGTTAGGcgattctcctcctcctccttgaaGGAACCGCCGCTGCTCGACGGCAATTACGACCCTGCTGCACCACCCGCCACTGAGTTTCACCTCCACGGTCTCAAGGTCGTCGTGCGGGTCAAAGGAGAGAGCGAGACAGAGGAGAAGACAGAGGCTGAAAGGGTATTAGGCTTCGAGATCAAGGGCCGGGTCAGCTTCTTCTCCCGCTCCGGCTGCCGCGACTGTGGAGGCGTCCGATCCTTCTTCCGCGAACGGGGCATTCCTTACGTCGAGATCAACTTGGACGTGTTCCCGGAGCGGGCTCTGGAGCTGGTGGAGCGGACCGGGAGCGCCGCCGTGCCGGCTATCTTCTTCAACGAGAAGCTGCTGGGAGGACTGGTTGCGCTCAATTCCCTGCGGAACAGCGGGGAATTCGATCGGCGGCTGCGAGAGATGGCCAGCCGGCGGTGCCCGGACACGGCGCCACGGATTCCAGTTTACGGATTCGACGACGAGGAGGAGCTGGAGGGGGAGCGGCCCGACGCGATGGTTGCCGTGGCGAGAGTTCTCCGGCAACGCCTCCCTATCCAGGATCGGATCACCAGGATGAAGCTCGTCAAAAACTGCTTCACCGGCGGCGACGCGGTCGAAGCCCTAATCGGCCACCTCGACTGCGGCCGCAAGAAG GCGATCGAGATCGGTAAAGAGCTTGCCAGGAAGCACTTCATACATCATGTATTCCG GGAGAATGCCTTCGAGGATGGGCGTAATCATTTCTACCGTTTCCTGGAGCACGAGCCATCGATTCCTAGATGCTTCAACTTCAGGGGAACAACTAATGATAATGAACCCAAGCCAATTCAAACTGTTGGGCACAAGCTTACTAAGCTAATGCAAGCAATTCTTGAATCTTATGCATCTAATGATAGGCGCCATTTGGACTATGGTCGTATAGCTGCCAGTGAGGAGTTCCGAAG ATATGTTAACCTCATTCGCGATCTGCAACGGATTGATATTTTCAGCCTTTCAGCTGCCGAGACGCTGACTTTCTTCTTGAACTTGTATAATGCGATGGTCATCGATGCTATCATCAAGATTGGCCGACCAGGGATGATTGACAGGAAGGCTTTCTATACCGACTTCCAGTATATAATTGGAGGCTTTCCTTACTCACTTTCATCCATCAAGAATGGTATCCTCCGATCGAATAGAAGGCAGCCTTACTCATTGGTCAAGCCATTCAGTGCCGGTGACAAGCGGCTAGAG TTGGTCCCCGATAAGGTTAATCCTTTGATCCATTTTGGCTTAAGCGATGGAACCCGTTCGAGTCCAACTGTAAGGTTCTTCTCTGCCCAAGATGTTGAAGTCGAACTCCGATACGCTGCAAGGGAGTTCTTTCTTCACGGTGGCGTGGAGGTGGATCTTGAGAAGAGGATAGTCCATCTCAACAAGATCTTCAAGTG GTATAGCACAGACTTTGGACAAGAAAAAGATATCCTCAAGTTGATCTTGACTTACCTAGATGCAACTAAAGCTGGCCTTTTGACTCATCTTCTGAACGACGGAGGTCCTATCAAAATATCCTACCAAAACTTCGATTGGTCCTTGAATTGTTGA